The genomic stretch TCGGTGATGTGCGGGATGACCTGCACGGTGCCGCCGAGGTAGTCGCCGCGGCGCTCGCGCCGGATGACCGCGTTGTAGATGCCGCCCGCGGTGACGTTCGACGCGCGGGTCGTGTTGACGTCGGTGTAGCGCTCGTAGTGGCCGAGGTCGAGGTCGGTCTCCGCGCCGTCCTCAGTGACGAAGACCTCGCCGTGCTGGTATGGCGACATCGTCCCGGGGTCGACGTTGATGTACGGGTCGAACTTCTGGAGGCCGACGGTGAGGCCCCGGCTGACGAGCAGCCGGCCGATCGAGGCCGCGGCGATCCCCTTGCCCAGGGACGACACGACCCCGCCGGTGATGAAGATGTAGCGCGTTCGCGTGGAGCGGGGACTAGGCATGCGGTCTTCCGATCGAGTCTAGGTGCTTGAGGACGGGAGCGCGCTCCACGAGCGCATTCAGCGAACGAAACTCTCCGTAGGCCGTGATGCCCAGCAGGACCGCCGCCGCCACGGCGAGGCCGGTCGTCGACAGCGTGAGCACGAGCCACAGGCCGGCCAGGGCGCCCACGAGGTTCGAGCCGGTGTCGCCGAGCATCGCCCGCTCGCGCAGGTCGTAGAGGCCGGCGACCAGGACGGGTGCAGCGAACAGGCCGAGCGCCCACAGCGGGTCCGCGTCCCAGGCGCCGAGGGTCAGGCCCGCGCCGAGGAGCACGAACGCCTTGACCGCCCTCCCGGGGCGCAGGTCGAGCAGGTTGAAGAGGTTCGTCGAGAGGACGAGCACGGCGACCGAGAGCAGGTAGTCCTCGCGGCCGCGCAGGACGAGCAGCGCGAGGCCCAGGGACCCGACCGCCTTCAGCGCGCCGGTGCTGAAGCGGCCGCTCAGCACGGCGGCGCCGTGGCCGCGCCAGCCGCGCGACGGGCCGCTGAGCGCGTCATCGGCGAGCCCGAGGAACGCGACGCCGAGCGCGTAGAGCGCGACGAGGCCGAGCTCGGGGCGCAGGATGCCGGCGTCCGCGAGCTCGTCGATGGGCGCGAGCGGGACGAGCGCCACGACCGCGGCGAACACGATCAGCACGCCGAAGGGGAACGCGATCCGCGCCCCGCGGTAGTTCTCGCGCACGAAGCCGCCGTCGACGAGGGAGCGCTGCAGGGCCGGCGCGAGAGCCAGCGCGGCGAGCAGCGAGACGGCGAACGGCAGCACTTCCACTGGTCCCTGACGGTAGCCGGGAGCGCGGACGGTCAGGCGGTGGTCTCGCTGCGCTCCAGCAGATCGAAGTACAGGAGGGTCGTGGCGATCGCCACGAACGGCGCCACGACGGTCTGGCTGAGCATCGAGGCGGCGAGCGCGAGCCAGTCGGCGTCGGCGCTCTGGGCCGCGGCCGTCAGCGGGATGCCGACCACCACGCCCGCGATCCCCGCCGCCAGGCCGATCACCAGGTTGATGCCCAGCACCCGCCAGAAGCAGCCGTCCGTGAGCTCCCACGACCGGCGCAGGGCCGGGACTCCGCGCCGGCCTTCGAGGACCACCATCTGGATGCCGAAGAGCAGCCGGATGCCGGCGATGATGCCCGGGACGATCAGGAGCAGGACGCCGACCGCGATGGCGGCGGCGTAGAGCACCATCACGAGCAGGACGTGCGGGAACGCGTCGAGCCCGGCCTGGATCGCCTGCCCGGTCGAGCCCCTCTCACGGCGCAGCGCCTCGATCGCCATGGCGGTGATGAGCGGCGTCGTCACGAGGTACGTGACGCCGAGCTCCACCGCCTGCGCGCCGGCCGACGGGCTCGAGTCGAACGGGCCGGAGAGCTGGCCGAGCCCGACTCCGAGCACGATGAGATCCACCGGGACCACCACGACGAGCGCGATCAGGAAGAACGTCCGGAACTGGCCGCCGTAGAGCGTGAGCGCGTCGCGGAGGATCGCGCCGAGGTCCCGCCGGCTGCGCAGCGTCACGGGCGGCTGACCCCGCCGACCACGCGCGGCAGCAGCGCCTCCGCGCTGGACTTCAGCCCGAACGCCCCGTCCGCGCCGGCCAGCGCGAAGACGAGCGCGGCCTGACCGGAGACCTGGTCGATCGAGTCGACCGAGGCCAGGCCGTGCTCTCGGTACCACGAGACCTGGGACGGGTCGGTGTCGAGGTGCTCGACGCCGACGACGGGCACGCTGCCGCGGAACATGCCGCGCATGATGCCCTGCTCGAGGGTGTCCGTCGTCCCGCGCTGCTCGTCCGACTCCTCGGGACGCGAGGACGAGCGCGCCACCACCACCCCGTCGAGCTGGCCGAGCTCGCCCGAGAACGATCCCATCAGCGAGGAGCGCTCCTGCGAGACGAGCTTGCCGCCGGCCGCGAGCGCGAGCCCGATGCGCTCCGCGAACGGGCCGAGCAGGGCCGGGTTGTCCGCGAGCGCGATGTATCGGGTGGGCTTGGCGTGCTCGGCGAGCGCCTGGAGGCCGGGCGGCTCGCGCAGGACGCCGACCCAGCGCAGCTGCGCGCCCGCGGGCTCGATGGCCTCGCGGACCTGGTCGACCACGCCGCCCTGGGTCGGGCCCATGAACAGGAGCCCGATCTGGGCGCCGGGCAGGCGGCCCGCGACGAGGTCCGGATAGGTCTGCTTCTCGTAGTCGAGGTGGCGGCCGAGCTCCCCACGCAGGTCGTCCGCTTCGGCCCGTGACGCGCGCACGTCACCGCGCAGCGAGTTCTCGATGTCCTTCTGGGCCGACGACACCAGCCCCGAGTCGCCGATCGCCACGCCGAGCAGCAGCCCGACGGCGAGCGCGAGGAACACCGCCACGAGCGACAGCGCGTGGTACCGGAAGTCGAACACCGGACCAGGCTAGTGGCCCGCCCCGCGATCATCGACACGAACCACTACGTGTCCATGCCGAGCAGCACCTGCAGCTTGAGCCAGAGAAGCTGGACCAGGTTGTAGAGCGCCGGGGTGCGCCAGACGATGACGGCGACGGTGATGATGCCGGCGAGGAAGACCAGGCCGATCGGCAGCGTGCCGGGCCGCGGGCGGTAGAGACGGCCCACGCCCTTGGCGTCGATCAGCTTCTCGCCGAGCCGCAGGCGCGTCAGGAAGGTCGACGCCATCCCCTGACGGTTCTTGTCCAGGAACTCGACGAGGTTGAACTGCGAGCCGACCGACACGATCAGCTGCGCGCCCTTCTCGTGGGCGATCAGCATCGCGACGTCCTGGCTGGTGCCCGGGGCGGGCACGATCTTGTGCGGCAGGCCGAGCCGGTCGAGCACGTCGCGGCCGGGCGCTCGGCCGTCGGGATAGGCGTGGACGACGAGCTCGGCTCCGCAGGACAGGGTCTGCTCGGAGGCGGAGTCCATGTCGCCGACGATCATGTCCGGGCGAAAGCCCTCCTCGAGGATGGCGTTCGCGCCGCCGTCGACCCCCACGATCACGGGGCGCACGTCGCGGATGTACGGGCGCAGGGCGCGCAGGTCGCGCCGGTGGTCGACGCCGCGGACCACGATGAGCGCCGGCCGGTCGCGGAAGTCGGTGGTGAAGCGCGGCAGCTCGATCTTGCCGGCGAGCAGCTCGCGCTCGTCGAGCATGTGCTCCACCGTGTTGCGAGCGAACTCCTCGAGCGCCTCGCCAATGGCGTCACGGGAGGCGTCGTTGCGGGCGCGGACGTCGGACGGGCTCTGGACGGTTCCCTGGGCGATGACCTCGCCGCCGCGCAGGACGTCGCCGTCGCGCACGGTGATCTCGTCGTCGTCGCGCAGGCGGTGAAAGAGGGTGTCGTCCGGCAGGTCGACGAGCACGATCCCGGCCTGGACGAGCAGCATCGGGCCCATGTTCGGGTAGCTGCCGCTCGAGCTCGGCCGGCAGTTGAGGACCGCGACGACGCCGACCCCGACGAGATCCTCGGCTGACACGCGATCGAGGTCGCGATGATCGATCACGGCGATGTCGCCCCGGGTCAGGCGCTTGACCAGGAGCTTGGTGCGCCGGCCGAGCCGCACACGCCCCGTCACCGGACGGGTCGTCGGCTCGAGCCGCGCGCTGTCCGAGACGCGAGGCACGGCGGACATCCCGGCGAGTCTAGGGCGCGCGGCATCCGTGTGGCGTTGCGACCGCCCCGCGGCGCCTGCGTCGTGCGCGCGCATGGCAGGATGGGCGGGCACGTCAGCAAGCGAGGAGAGAGCCCACATGGCGCAGGACGATCCGACGGTGCTGCTGGTCCACGGTGCGTGGCACGGGCCCTGGGCGTGGGCGGAGGTGGCGAGCCGCTTGGCCGCCGAGGGCATCGGCGTGCGCACCGTCGACCTGCCGAGCGTCGGGCCGGACGCGGACTCGCTCGGCGACCTGCACGACGACGCCGACGCGGTGCGGGCGACGCTCGCGGAGATCGACGGTCCCGTCGTGCTCGTGGCGCACTCCTACGGCGGCGCGGTGGCGAGCGAGGGCGCCGCGGGCGCCGAGAACGTCTCGCACATCGTCTACCTGACCGCGTTCATGCTCGACGAGGGCGAGTCGCTGTACGGCCTCGTCGGCGGCGAGCCGCCGGACTGGTGGTCGTTCACCGACGACCACCGCGCGCTGATCGCCTTCCGCCCGGAGGAAATCTTCTACAACGACATGGACGCCGGCGCGGCCGAGACCGCCGCCGCCGCGCTCCAGCTGCAGCGCTTCGACGCGATCGCGCAGGAGCTGCGCGCCGCCGCGTGGCGCCAGACCCCCTCGACGTACGTGATCTGCGACCAGGACAACGCGATCCCCGTGCCGGCGCAGGAGATGCTCAGCCAGCGGGCGGGCACCATACACCGGCTCGATGCCGGCCACTCCCCGATGCTCTCCCAGCCCGACGCGGTCGTCGAGATCATCCGCGGCGTGCTCCCGTAGCGCCCGCCCGCCCGCCCGCCCGCCCGCCTGCGCGCGAGCGGCGCGTCGCGGGTGGCCGCCGCATCAGGGCGGCCGCCGCGTCGGGGTGGCCGCCGCGTCAAGCCGCGCGCAGCAACTCCTCCGCATGACGGCGGGCCGCCGCATCCTCCCCGTCCGCGCCGAGCATGCGGACGAGCTCGCCGACCAGCTCGCCGGACGCGAGCTCGGTGACCGTGGTCCGGGCAGGGTCGGCGGACGTGTCCTTGGCGATCGAGAAGTTGCGGTCCGCGAGCGAGGCGACCTGCGGGAGATGGGTGATGCAGATGACCTGCCGGCTGCGGGCCAGAGTCCGCAGCTGCTCGCCGACCGCGCGGGCCGTCACGCCGCCGATGCCGGCGTCGACCTCGTCGAAGACGAGCGTCGCGCCGCCCTCCTCGTTGGCCACGCCCATGAGCGCCAGCATCACCCGCGACAGCTCGCCGCCGGAGGCGATGTCGCGCAGCGGCCCGGCGGGCACGCCGGGGTTGGCGGCGATGAGGAACTCGACCGCGTCCGCGCCCGCCGGCCCGGGCTCCCGGTCGGCCAGTGCGACCTCGAACGACGCGCCCTCCATCGCCAGCGCCGCCAGCCGCTCGCGGACCGACTCCGCCAGCGCGGGACCGGCGGCCGCACGGGCCTCGTGCAGCTCGGCCGACAGCGCCGCGAGCTCCGCCCGCGCCTGCGCCAGCCGGTCCTCCGCCCGCCCGAGCGCCTCCTCCGCTCCGACAAGCTCGTCGCGCCGCCGCGTGCAGCTCTCGGCGTGCTCGAGGACCGCGGCGACGCTGCCGCCGTGCTTGCGCTTGAGGCGGTCGACCGCCGCGAGCCGCGCTTCGACCATGTCCAGCCGGCCCGGCTCGGCATCGAGGTCCTCGACGTACCGGCGCAGCTCGCTGGCGAGGTCGCCGACCTCGACGGTGACGACCCGGAACCGCTCGACGAGGCCGTCGAGCTCCGGGTCGATGCCCGCCACGCCCTCGAGCGCCGCGCCGGCCGCCGCCAGCAGCGACGCCGCCCCGCCCTCTCCGTCGCCCGGCTCGATCGCCTCGACCCCGGTCATCGCCGCGCCGCCGAGCGCCGCCATGTGGCGCAGCCGGTCGCGCGCGGCGAGCAGATCGCGCTCCTCGTCCTCGTCAGGCGAGACCTCGGCGATCTCCGCGAGCTCGAACTCGAGGAGGTCGAGCTCGCGCTCACGGGCACCGGCCCGGTCGCGCAGCTCATCGAGCGCGGCCTGTAGCGACCGAGCGCGACCATGCGCGGCCGCCGCGGCAGCCCGCCGTTCGAGCTGCGCCGCCCCGCAGTAGCCGTCCAGGACGTCGAGCTGCGTCGAGGAGAGCGTCAGGCGCCGGTGCTCGTGCTGGCCGTAGAAGGCGATGAGCGGCTCGGCGAGCTCGCGCAGGTCGCCCGCGTTGGCCGACCGGCCGTTCACGTAGGCCCGCGTGCGGCCGTTCGCGCCGACCCGTCGGGCGAGCACCACCTCGTCGGCGTCCTCGGGCAGCCTTTCGCCCAGTTCGCCGCGCAGCTCGCCCGGCAGCTCGAACACGCCCTCGACGTATGCCTCCGCCGCCCCGGGCCGGACGATCCCGGCCCGGGCCTTGCCGCCGAGCAGCAGGTCGAGCGCATGGGCCAGCACCGTCTTGCCGGCCCCCGTCTCACCCGTCAGGACGTTGAGCCCGGGCGCCAGCCGCAGCTCGGCCCGTTCGATCAGCAGGAGGTTCTCGACGCGCAGCTCGTTGAGCATGCGAACGTATGTACCAGTGGCGCCCGACGGACCGGGCGTCCCGTGACGCTTCCGTGAGAAAGCCGTCAGGCGATCTCGGGCACCGCCATGCGCGACGGCACCGCCACGCGGTTCCACGCGTTGATCACGATCACCGCGGCGAGCAGGCCGGCCATCTGCTGTCCGGGGAAGGCCGCGGCCGCGGCGTCCCAGACGTCGTCGGGCACCCCGCCCGGCTCCAGGCGCGTCACCGATTCGGCGAACTCGAGCGCGGCGCGCTCGCGCTCGTCGAAGAGCGACACCTCGCGCCAGGCGGCGAGCATGTCGAGCCGCTGCTGGGACTCGCCGAGCTCGCGCAGGGCCCGGGCGTGCATGTCGAGGCAGAACGCGCAGCCGTTGATCTGCGAGACGCGCAGCTCGACGAGCGCCTTCAGGGCGGCGTCGATCTGGCCGCTCGCGGCCTGGTCGAGCCGGACGATTGCGGCGTACGCCGCGGGGAGCTCCTCGCCGAGGTCCAGGCGCGGAGCGTGCGAGGTTGCGGTCGTGGGGGTCATGCCGTGACGATAGGCCGGGATCGGACCCGGGTCGAGGGCCAGTCCACCACCGGCGCCCAGGACCACCCGCCGCCTACACGAGGTGCCCGAACTTCTCCCGCAGCCGCCGGTAGAAGGTCGTCCCCGGCAGCTGGGCGAGCAGCGCCGCGTCACCGACGAAGGAGCAGTCGAGCGAGTCGGCCGGCGCCAGCTCACCGACCGGACGCCCGTCCACCGACACGTCGACGGACTCGGCGCTCGAGCGGTTGCAGATCGTCAGCGTGTCCGCGGGCGCGACGACGAGCGCGCGCGCGGTCAGCGAGTGCGGGGCGATGAACGAGACGACGTAGCCGCCCACGCCCCAGGCCAGCACCGGTCCGCCGTTGGCGAGGTTGTACCCCGTCGACCCCGCCGGGGTCGAGACGACGAGGCCGTCACACCGCACGCGGCCGAGCTCCTCGCCGCCCAGCACGTACGCGAGCACGGCGACGCGATCGCCGGGACGCCGCGTGATCGACACGTCGTTGAGCCCGGCCTGCCGGATGCCCGGAGCGGCGATGCCGACGCCGGGCAGATGCAGCAGCTCGAAGTCCTGCGAGAACGCCCGCGCGAAGCCCCGCTGACAGTCGCTCGCCTCGATCGTGGCCAGGAAGCCGACCTGCCCGTAGTTCACGGCGAACACGGGGACGCCGCTGCCCGAGAACCGTCGCAGCGCGCTCAGGATCGTGCCGTCGCCTCCCAGCGCGATGGCGATCTCGACGCCCTCGTCGTCGCCCTCCGGCTCGTCGTCGACGAAGCGCAGCGTCACGTCGTGCTCGGCGGCGACGCGCTCGAGCGTGTCGACCGCCTCGCGGATCTCCTCCGCCCGGCGATGGGTCATGACGACCGCGACGCGCTCGGCCATCAGGCCTCCACCTCCGCGACCGCCGGCTCGAGATCGCCGACCGCGCCGCCACGTCCGGCCTCGGCCAGCCAGAGGAACGTCTCCTGGTTGCCCTTGGGCCCGGGCAGCCCGCTGGGCGCGAAGCCGAGCACGGACGCGCCGAGGCCCTGCGCCGCCCGGGCGACCATCAGCAGCGCCTCGCGGCGCAGGCCTGGATCGCGCACCACACCGCCCTTGCCGACCCGGTCGCGGCCGACCTCGAACTGCGGCTTCACCATGACGAGCGCGTCGAAGCGGTCCGCGGCGGCGGCGAGCACCGCGGGCAGGATCTTCGTCAGCGAGATGAACGAGACATCCGCGACGATCAGGTCGGGCGCCCACGGCAGCCGGCCGGGGTCGAGCGCCCGGGCGTTGACGCGTTCGAGCACGGTGACGCGATCGTCCGTGCGCAGCGACCAGGCGAGCTCGCCGTAGGCCACGTCGACCGCGACGACGTGCTCGGCGCCGCGCTGGAGCAGGCAGTCCGTGAAGCCGCCGGTCGAGGCGCCCACGTCGAGGCAGCGCCGGCCGGCCGGGTCCAGGCCGGTGGCGTCGAGCGCGTTGGCGAGCTTGCGGCCTCCGCGGGAGACGAACTGCGGCCGCTCGTCGAGCGCCACGACCACGCTGTCCTCGACCATCTGGCCGGGCTTGGCGGCCCGCCGGCGCTCGTGGCCGAGCATGACCTCGCCCGCCAGCACGGACGCGGCCGCACGGCTGCGAGTCTCGAAGAGGCCGCGCTGGGCCAGGAGGGCGTCGAGCCGAACCTTCACCACGGGCGCGAAACCTAGCGGTCGCGCGGTCGTTGCGTGACGAGGATCACAGTCGACTGGCCGGTCAGCCAGCATAATGGTCGTCAGCACCAACGCAGCAACGGTGCTCCCACAGAAGGACCATCACACAGCATCTCTCCTCCCCGAAGCGGCCCGTCTCCCCGGCGGGCCGTTTCATGTTCCGGAGCGGATAACGTCCCGCACCTGGCCACGTTCGCCCTCATCCACGGCGCCTGGCACGGCGGATGGTGCTGGGACCGCGTCGCGCCCCGGCTGCGCGACGCCGGCCACCGCGTCATCGCGCCCGACCTGCCTTGCGACGTCGTCGGGGCGGGCGCCGCGGACTACGCCGCCGTCGTGCTCGACGCCCTGGGCACCGACCCCGGCGGGGACGTCGTCGTCGCGGCGCACTCCGCCGGCGGCCTCACCGCGCCGCTGGTCGCGGCCGAGGCCGGTGCGCGCGCCGTCGTGCTCGTCTCGGCCCTCCTCCCCCAGCCCGGCGGCCGCTTCGTCGAGCAGAACGCCGAGGAGCACGTCCTGCTCGCCGACTACCAGGCCGGCGTCGAGCGCGACGCGGAGGGCCGGCGCGTGTGGACCGACGCGGAGCTCGCCCGCGACCACCTCTACAACGGCTGCGCGCCCGAGGACGCCGCCTCGGCGTACGCCCGCCTGCGGCCCCAGGCCTCGACGATCTTCAGCGAGATCAGCCCCGCCGCCGCCTGGCCGCCCGCGACGGCGACGGTCGTCGACGTGCGGGCCACCGAGGACCGGATCGTCTCGCCGCAGTGGGCCCGTGTCGCGGTGCCGCAGCGGCTGGGACTCGACTCGATCGTCCTCGAAGGCGTCGGGCACTCGCCGATGCTGTCGCACCCCGGCCGCGTGACCGAGATCCTGCTGGCCGCGTGATGGGGCTCAGCGGCCGGCGAGCGCAGCCTGCGGGTCGCGCAGCACCGCCTCGATGCGCTCGGCGATCCGCGGCCCGGTGAAGCCGACCTCGCTGTGCAGCAGCGCCGGCTTGCCGTGCGTGACGTAGCGGTCGGGCAGCCCGACGCGCAGGATCCGCGGCACCGGGAGCCCGGCGTCGTTGAGCGTCTCCCAGACCGCTGAGCCGAACCCGCCGTGCAGCACGCCCTCCTCGACCGTCACGACGAGCTCGTGCTCGGCCGCGAGCTGGGCCAGCAGCGCGCGATCCATCGGCTTGGCGAACCGGGCGTCGGCGACCGTGACGTCGAGGCCGCCCTCCGCGAGCCGGTCGGCCGCCTCGAGCGCCTTGAGCACGCCCGTGCCGTAGCCGACGATCGCGACGCGCCCGCCCTCGCGCAGGATCTCGCCGGTGCCGAGCTCGATCGGCTCGGGATCGTCGGGGATCGGCACGCCGGCCGCCTCGCCGCGCGGGTAGCGCAGGGCGATCGGGCCGTCGTCGTGGAGCATCGCCGTGCGCAGCATCCGCACGAGCATGGCCTCGTCGCGCGGAGCCATGAGCACCATGTTCGGCAGGCAGCGCAGGTAGGCGATGTCGAACGCGCCGTGGTGCGTGGGCCCGTCGTCGCCGACCAGGCCGGCGCGGTCCATCGCGAAGACCACGTTGAGCTTCTGCAGGGCGACGTCGTGGACGATCTGGTCGAACGCGCGCTGCAGGAAGGTCGAGTAGATCGCGCAGACCGGCTTGGCGCCCTGGAGCGCGAGCCCGGAGGCGAACAGGACCGCCTGCTGCTCGGCGATGCCGACGTCGAAGTAGTGCTCGGGCTTGGCCTTCTGCAGGATGTTCAGGCCGGTGCCGGAGTTCATGGCGGCGGTGATGCCGACGATGCGCGGGTCGCGCTCGACCTCGCGCACGAGCGCCTCGCCGAACACCGTCGTGTACTGCGGCGGCGCGACGGGGCCGTTGGCCGGCTTGGGAGCGGCCTTCGCCGGGGCGCCGTTGGCGATCGACTTCGGCTTGGCGGCATGCCACTTCTCCATGCCCTCCAGGCCGCCGTTCTCGGCCGGCTCGAAGCCCTTGCCCTTGACGGTCGCGATGTGGACGACCACCGGGCGCTGGGCGTCGAGCGCCTCGGTGAGCGCGATGCGCAGCGCGTGGACGTCATGGCCGTCGATGACGCCCATGTAGGCCCAGTCGAGCTCCTCCCAGATGAGCCCGGGCGCCCAGAACGCCTTGATGGACTCCTTCAGCTGCGGGCCGAGGTGCTCGAACGCGGTGCCGATGCCCGCCGGCAGCTTCGTCAGCTTCTCCTCGACGCCCTCGCGCGCCCGGTAGAGCTTCGGGTTCAGGCGGACGCGGTTGAAGTAGCGCGAGAGGGCGCCGACGTTCGGCGCGATCGACATGCCGTTGTCGTTGAGCACGACGACGATCGGGGTGCCCAGGCCGCCGGCCTGGCCGATCGCCTCGAACGCGACGCCGCCGGTCATCGCACCGTCGCCGATGACCGCGACGACCTTGCCGGCGTCGATGTCGCCCTGCAGGCGCATCGCCTCCTTGAGCCCGACGGCGTAGCCGATCGAGGTCGAGGCGTGGCCGGCGCCCATGATGTCGTGCTCGGACTCGTGGATCGCGCAGAACGGAGCGAGGCCCTCGTACTGGCGGATGGTCGGCAGCTGGTCGCGGCGGCCCGTGAGGACCTTGTGGGGGTAGGCCTGATGGCCGACGTCCCAGAGGACCTTGTCGCGCGGCGAGTCCAGCAGCGAGTGCAGGGCGACCGCGAGCTCGCAGGTGCCCAGGTTGGCGCCGAAGTGGCCGCCGATCTCGCCGACCGTGTCGATGATATGCGCGCGTACCTCCTGCGCGACCTGCGCCAGCTCGTCGTCGGTGAGCGAGTGCAGGTCCTGCGGGCGGTCGATGCGATCGAGGATCGGCGTCATGAAGTCCGGGTGTAGATGAAGTCGGTGATGTGCTCGAGCTCGAGCGCACCGTTGGGAGCCGCCGCAGCCAGCGCGGCGCGCGCGTTGGCGTGGGACGTCTCGGCCATGG from Capillimicrobium parvum encodes the following:
- a CDS encoding MraY family glycosyltransferase, producing the protein MEVLPFAVSLLAALALAPALQRSLVDGGFVRENYRGARIAFPFGVLIVFAAVVALVPLAPIDELADAGILRPELGLVALYALGVAFLGLADDALSGPSRGWRGHGAAVLSGRFSTGALKAVGSLGLALLVLRGREDYLLSVAVLVLSTNLFNLLDLRPGRAVKAFVLLGAGLTLGAWDADPLWALGLFAAPVLVAGLYDLRERAMLGDTGSNLVGALAGLWLVLTLSTTGLAVAAAVLLGITAYGEFRSLNALVERAPVLKHLDSIGRPHA
- a CDS encoding glycerophosphoryl diester phosphodiesterase membrane domain-containing protein produces the protein MTLRSRRDLGAILRDALTLYGGQFRTFFLIALVVVVPVDLIVLGVGLGQLSGPFDSSPSAGAQAVELGVTYLVTTPLITAMAIEALRRERGSTGQAIQAGLDAFPHVLLVMVLYAAAIAVGVLLLIVPGIIAGIRLLFGIQMVVLEGRRGVPALRRSWELTDGCFWRVLGINLVIGLAAGIAGVVVGIPLTAAAQSADADWLALAASMLSQTVVAPFVAIATTLLYFDLLERSETTA
- a CDS encoding copper transporter, with the translated sequence MFDFRYHALSLVAVFLALAVGLLLGVAIGDSGLVSSAQKDIENSLRGDVRASRAEADDLRGELGRHLDYEKQTYPDLVAGRLPGAQIGLLFMGPTQGGVVDQVREAIEPAGAQLRWVGVLREPPGLQALAEHAKPTRYIALADNPALLGPFAERIGLALAAGGKLVSQERSSLMGSFSGELGQLDGVVVARSSSRPEESDEQRGTTDTLEQGIMRGMFRGSVPVVGVEHLDTDPSQVSWYREHGLASVDSIDQVSGQAALVFALAGADGAFGLKSSAEALLPRVVGGVSRP
- the steA gene encoding putative cytokinetic ring protein SteA — its product is MSAVPRVSDSARLEPTTRPVTGRVRLGRRTKLLVKRLTRGDIAVIDHRDLDRVSAEDLVGVGVVAVLNCRPSSSGSYPNMGPMLLVQAGIVLVDLPDDTLFHRLRDDDEITVRDGDVLRGGEVIAQGTVQSPSDVRARNDASRDAIGEALEEFARNTVEHMLDERELLAGKIELPRFTTDFRDRPALIVVRGVDHRRDLRALRPYIRDVRPVIVGVDGGANAILEEGFRPDMIVGDMDSASEQTLSCGAELVVHAYPDGRAPGRDVLDRLGLPHKIVPAPGTSQDVAMLIAHEKGAQLIVSVGSQFNLVEFLDKNRQGMASTFLTRLRLGEKLIDAKGVGRLYRPRPGTLPIGLVFLAGIITVAVIVWRTPALYNLVQLLWLKLQVLLGMDT
- a CDS encoding alpha/beta hydrolase; its protein translation is MAQDDPTVLLVHGAWHGPWAWAEVASRLAAEGIGVRTVDLPSVGPDADSLGDLHDDADAVRATLAEIDGPVVLVAHSYGGAVASEGAAGAENVSHIVYLTAFMLDEGESLYGLVGGEPPDWWSFTDDHRALIAFRPEEIFYNDMDAGAAETAAAALQLQRFDAIAQELRAAAWRQTPSTYVICDQDNAIPVPAQEMLSQRAGTIHRLDAGHSPMLSQPDAVVEIIRGVLP
- the recN gene encoding DNA repair protein RecN, yielding MLNELRVENLLLIERAELRLAPGLNVLTGETGAGKTVLAHALDLLLGGKARAGIVRPGAAEAYVEGVFELPGELRGELGERLPEDADEVVLARRVGANGRTRAYVNGRSANAGDLRELAEPLIAFYGQHEHRRLTLSSTQLDVLDGYCGAAQLERRAAAAAAHGRARSLQAALDELRDRAGARERELDLLEFELAEIAEVSPDEDEERDLLAARDRLRHMAALGGAAMTGVEAIEPGDGEGGAASLLAAAGAALEGVAGIDPELDGLVERFRVVTVEVGDLASELRRYVEDLDAEPGRLDMVEARLAAVDRLKRKHGGSVAAVLEHAESCTRRRDELVGAEEALGRAEDRLAQARAELAALSAELHEARAAAGPALAESVRERLAALAMEGASFEVALADREPGPAGADAVEFLIAANPGVPAGPLRDIASGGELSRVMLALMGVANEEGGATLVFDEVDAGIGGVTARAVGEQLRTLARSRQVICITHLPQVASLADRNFSIAKDTSADPARTTVTELASGELVGELVRMLGADGEDAAARRHAEELLRAA
- a CDS encoding carboxymuconolactone decarboxylase family protein, which translates into the protein MTPTTATSHAPRLDLGEELPAAYAAIVRLDQAASGQIDAALKALVELRVSQINGCAFCLDMHARALRELGESQQRLDMLAAWREVSLFDERERAALEFAESVTRLEPGGVPDDVWDAAAAAFPGQQMAGLLAAVIVINAWNRVAVPSRMAVPEIA
- a CDS encoding NAD(+)/NADH kinase, with translation MAERVAVVMTHRRAEEIREAVDTLERVAAEHDVTLRFVDDEPEGDDEGVEIAIALGGDGTILSALRRFSGSGVPVFAVNYGQVGFLATIEASDCQRGFARAFSQDFELLHLPGVGIAAPGIRQAGLNDVSITRRPGDRVAVLAYVLGGEELGRVRCDGLVVSTPAGSTGYNLANGGPVLAWGVGGYVVSFIAPHSLTARALVVAPADTLTICNRSSAESVDVSVDGRPVGELAPADSLDCSFVGDAALLAQLPGTTFYRRLREKFGHLV
- a CDS encoding TlyA family RNA methyltransferase, translated to MVKVRLDALLAQRGLFETRSRAAASVLAGEVMLGHERRRAAKPGQMVEDSVVVALDERPQFVSRGGRKLANALDATGLDPAGRRCLDVGASTGGFTDCLLQRGAEHVVAVDVAYGELAWSLRTDDRVTVLERVNARALDPGRLPWAPDLIVADVSFISLTKILPAVLAAAADRFDALVMVKPQFEVGRDRVGKGGVVRDPGLRREALLMVARAAQGLGASVLGFAPSGLPGPKGNQETFLWLAEAGRGGAVGDLEPAVAEVEA
- a CDS encoding alpha/beta fold hydrolase — protein: MTRITVDWPVSQHNGRQHQRSNGAPTEGPSHSISPPRSGPSPRRAVSCSGADNVPHLATFALIHGAWHGGWCWDRVAPRLRDAGHRVIAPDLPCDVVGAGAADYAAVVLDALGTDPGGDVVVAAHSAGGLTAPLVAAEAGARAVVLVSALLPQPGGRFVEQNAEEHVLLADYQAGVERDAEGRRVWTDAELARDHLYNGCAPEDAASAYARLRPQASTIFSEISPAAAWPPATATVVDVRATEDRIVSPQWARVAVPQRLGLDSIVLEGVGHSPMLSHPGRVTEILLAA